In Archangium violaceum, the following are encoded in one genomic region:
- the cglF gene encoding adventurous gliding motility protein CglF, with amino-acid sequence MRKLLMLCAVLAVAPAFAQDEGGSGDSGGGRAAGGGKAQKGGPQTIDFEDDTIEGDLTKPDGEYVEARKKVQHSNLIRVREDFEDKVMQSVGEL; translated from the coding sequence ATGAGGAAGCTCCTGATGCTGTGTGCGGTGCTGGCGGTGGCTCCGGCCTTCGCCCAGGACGAGGGTGGGTCGGGCGACAGTGGTGGCGGCAGGGCGGCCGGTGGTGGCAAGGCCCAGAAGGGTGGTCCGCAGACCATCGACTTCGAGGACGACACCATCGAGGGCGACCTCACCAAGCCGGACGGCGAGTACGTCGAGGCGCGCAAGAAGGTCCAGCACTCCAACCTCATCCGTGTTCGCGAGGACTTCGAGGACAAGGTGATGCAGTCGGTGGGCGAGCTGTGA